Proteins encoded within one genomic window of Alteribacter populi:
- the coxB gene encoding cytochrome c oxidase subunit II, which produces MKNLWRVLPFSFILLFLAGCGKQNLSALDPQGPVADMQYSLINLSLLIMIFVIVVVAAIYIFVLVRFREKPGDNHIPKQVEGNKNLEIIWTVIPVLLLLILAVPNVMDTFTLADTEPEEDSIVVNVTGHQFWWEFEYPDLEISAGQDMYIPTDTKVIINLEASDVIHSFWVPALAGKQDNVPGIVNDMWFLAEEEGVYQGKCTELCGEGHWLMDFKVVAVDRDTFDTWAENMAEPSSELVEPTSAVATEGREVYEQNCLACHAVGGEGGNPQGGPDLTNFGERTVIAGYLDYNDENLEDWIRQPEELKPGNVMPAFDHDDINDDEMAALIEYLNTLKVLDDE; this is translated from the coding sequence ATGAAGAATTTGTGGCGAGTGCTTCCATTTTCTTTTATTCTGCTATTTTTAGCCGGATGTGGTAAGCAAAACTTGTCTGCTTTGGATCCACAAGGACCTGTTGCAGACATGCAGTATTCCTTAATCAATCTCAGCTTATTGATTATGATTTTTGTCATCGTGGTTGTTGCGGCGATTTACATCTTTGTACTCGTACGTTTCAGAGAAAAACCAGGTGACAATCATATCCCTAAGCAGGTTGAAGGGAACAAAAATCTTGAAATAATTTGGACTGTCATTCCTGTATTACTGCTTCTTATCCTTGCTGTTCCGAACGTAATGGATACGTTTACACTAGCGGACACCGAACCGGAAGAGGATTCCATAGTGGTTAATGTAACTGGACACCAGTTCTGGTGGGAGTTTGAATATCCTGATTTAGAGATTAGTGCAGGGCAGGATATGTATATTCCAACAGATACAAAGGTTATCATTAACTTAGAAGCTTCTGATGTTATTCACTCATTTTGGGTTCCAGCGCTTGCAGGTAAGCAAGATAATGTACCTGGTATTGTAAATGACATGTGGTTCTTGGCAGAAGAAGAAGGGGTTTACCAAGGAAAGTGTACTGAGCTTTGTGGTGAAGGTCACTGGTTAATGGACTTTAAAGTCGTTGCAGTGGATCGCGATACTTTCGATACTTGGGCTGAAAATATGGCAGAACCTTCAAGTGAGCTTGTTGAGCCTACTTCTGCAGTTGCTACAGAAGGTCGTGAAGTATACGAACAAAACTGTTTAGCTTGTCACGCCGTTGGTGGTGAAGGTGGTAATCCACAAGGTGGACCTGACCTAACAAACTTTGGTGAACGTACAGTTATCGCAGGCTACTTGGATTACAATGATGAAAATCTTGAAGACTGGATTCGTCAGCCTGAAGAACTTAAACCAGGAAATGTCATGCCTGCATTTGATCATGACGATATAAATGACGATGAAATGGCTGCACTTATTGAATATTTGAACACATTAAAAGTATTAGATGATGAATAA
- the cyoE gene encoding heme o synthase — MNKSNAISSTEVIRNEENQAGVNKQATWRSYMALTKTGIVKSNMITMFAGLFLAAHYTQTSLATQPLIVILALLGSALTIAGGCALNNYVDRDIDYKMIRTEERPSVTGELGGSQVLWFGLILSALGTGMLAAVNMTAAVIGLSGLIIYVVFYSMWTKRTTTLNTIVGSFSGAVPPLIGWAAIDPGLHPYAWSLFLIMFVWQTPHFLALAMRRCEEYRAAGIPMLPVVAGFEVTKRQILVYTAALIPVSLTLYGFGVIYTTVALVLGIGWLALGFAGYKKYDDDIKWAKHMFIYSLYYLMILFAVMVIVHIF, encoded by the coding sequence ATGAACAAATCAAATGCCATTTCATCAACAGAAGTGATACGTAATGAAGAAAATCAGGCTGGTGTAAATAAGCAAGCTACATGGCGGTCGTATATGGCCCTTACGAAAACTGGAATTGTAAAGTCCAACATGATCACGATGTTTGCCGGCCTATTTCTAGCAGCTCACTATACACAGACATCCCTTGCCACACAGCCACTTATTGTTATTTTAGCACTGTTAGGTTCTGCCCTGACCATCGCTGGTGGATGTGCATTAAACAACTATGTTGATAGAGATATTGACTATAAAATGATTAGGACGGAAGAAAGACCATCTGTAACCGGAGAATTAGGGGGATCCCAAGTTCTGTGGTTTGGGTTAATTCTATCTGCTCTTGGAACAGGTATGCTTGCTGCTGTTAATATGACAGCTGCTGTAATTGGCTTATCTGGTCTCATTATTTATGTAGTGTTCTATTCGATGTGGACAAAGCGAACGACAACGTTAAATACGATTGTGGGTAGTTTTTCTGGAGCTGTTCCGCCACTGATTGGCTGGGCTGCGATAGATCCAGGGCTTCACCCTTACGCTTGGTCACTATTTTTAATTATGTTTGTCTGGCAAACACCTCACTTCCTTGCTTTGGCAATGAGGAGATGTGAGGAGTACCGAGCAGCAGGAATCCCGATGCTGCCAGTTGTAGCAGGATTTGAAGTAACAAAAAGACAAATTCTCGTTTATACTGCAGCGTTAATTCCCGTGTCCTTGACACTATATGGCTTTGGTGTCATTTATACGACAGTAGCCTTAGTTCTTGGAATTGGCTGGCTTGCACTTGGTTTTGCTGGTTATAAAAAGTATGATGATGACATCAAATGGGCAAAACACATGTTTATTTACTCATTGTATTATCTCATGATTTTGTTTGCCGTGATGGTCATTGTTCATATATTCTAA
- a CDS encoding heme A synthase, protein MNTLNKGLKVFSIFASLGMLVVLLQGALVTQTGSGDACGTSWPLCYGQVLPETPTIATLIEYTHRIVSGLMGIVVIILSIWAWRKIGHVRETKFLAVLAIFAIIFQGLLGAAAVAWGQSDAVMALHFGFSLVSFASVVLIAVLAFEADNKGGVFVPNISSRMRKYLYFTLAYLYAVVYTGAFVKHTGASGACTGWPLCNGQLIPPLEGTVAIQFGHRVVAGLLFFVIVILFIQLFRNYRNEKVLVTIGALSLILVTIQVLSGAVVIFTGFTLWATLFHALFVSLLFAVLSYGAIISSRKK, encoded by the coding sequence GTGAACACGTTGAATAAAGGTTTAAAAGTTTTTAGTATCTTCGCTTCGCTAGGCATGCTTGTCGTGTTACTTCAAGGAGCGTTAGTTACTCAAACGGGGTCTGGGGATGCATGTGGCACATCTTGGCCTCTTTGTTATGGTCAAGTACTTCCAGAAACACCTACGATCGCAACGCTCATTGAATATACCCACCGTATCGTTTCAGGCTTAATGGGAATTGTCGTTATTATTTTATCCATTTGGGCTTGGCGGAAAATCGGGCATGTAAGGGAAACGAAATTTCTTGCGGTTCTTGCTATTTTCGCTATTATTTTCCAAGGTTTATTAGGAGCAGCAGCTGTAGCTTGGGGTCAATCAGATGCAGTCATGGCTCTTCATTTTGGTTTTTCACTTGTATCGTTTGCCAGTGTAGTATTAATTGCTGTACTTGCTTTTGAAGCTGATAACAAGGGCGGAGTATTCGTTCCTAATATTAGCTCTAGAATGAGGAAATATTTATACTTTACGCTCGCTTATTTATACGCAGTTGTCTATACCGGAGCCTTTGTAAAGCACACTGGTGCCAGTGGAGCTTGTACGGGGTGGCCGCTTTGTAATGGACAACTCATCCCGCCACTGGAAGGGACGGTAGCCATTCAATTTGGCCACCGCGTTGTTGCTGGTCTCTTATTTTTCGTTATTGTGATTTTGTTTATTCAACTCTTCAGAAATTACCGGAACGAAAAAGTGTTAGTGACAATCGGTGCATTATCCCTGATATTGGTTACGATCCAAGTGCTAAGCGGTGCTGTGGTCATTTTTACAGGATTCACACTTTGGGCAACTCTTTTCCACGCTTTATTTGTCAGTCTTTTGTTCGCTGTATTAAGCTATGGTGCTATCATTTCATCCCGCAAAAAATAA
- a CDS encoding Dps family protein, whose product MAHEKQTEILNRHVSNFNVLFVKLHNYHWFVKGPNFFSLHEKFEELYNEMAEHIDELAERLIGLKGVPLATLKEYLETTTLQEAQGEKSAGEMVQVTANDFSTVIEELKADIETLEEEVGDEATADMLIAIRQSFEKHNWMFQSYLEQ is encoded by the coding sequence ATGGCACATGAAAAACAAACAGAAATTTTGAACCGTCATGTATCAAACTTTAACGTCCTTTTTGTCAAACTACATAATTACCACTGGTTTGTAAAAGGACCGAACTTCTTTAGCTTACATGAAAAATTTGAAGAGCTATACAATGAAATGGCAGAGCACATTGATGAATTAGCTGAACGTCTGATCGGACTAAAAGGAGTCCCTTTGGCAACCCTGAAAGAATACCTTGAGACTACAACCCTACAAGAAGCGCAGGGCGAAAAGTCAGCAGGCGAGATGGTGCAAGTGACTGCAAATGACTTCAGTACAGTGATCGAAGAGTTAAAAGCGGATATAGAAACTTTAGAAGAAGAAGTAGGAGACGAAGCGACAGCTGACATGCTTATTGCAATAAGACAGTCTTTTGAAAAGCACAACTGGATGTTTCAATCCTATCTTGAACAATAA
- the pyc gene encoding pyruvate carboxylase yields MDRLQNIKKVLVANRGEIAIRIFRACTELNIRTVAIYSKEDTGSFHRYKADEAYLVGEGKKPIDAYLDIEGIIEIAKRNDIDAIHPGYGFLSENIHFAQRCKDEGIIFIGPDTEHLRMFGDKVQARQTAIDAKIPVIPGTDGPVSGLSEVETFAENHGFPLMIKASLGGGGRGMRIVRSIEDLQEAYERARSEAKAAFGSDEMYVEKFVEKPKHIEVQIFGDHEGNLVHLYERDCSVQRRHQKVVEVAPSVALSTELRERICESALQLMKNINYLNAGTVEFLVTDDGEFFFIEVNPRVQVEHTITEMITGIDIVQSQILIADGKSLHSKEVGIPKQEDIYTHGFAIQSRVTTEDPTNDFMPDTGKIMAYRTGGGFGVRLDAGNGFQGAVISPHYDSLLVKLSTWALSFEDAAHKMVRNLKEFRIRGIKTNIAFLENVVLHSKFVNGKYDTSFIDQTPELFVFPKRKDRGTKMLSYIGYTTVNGYPGIGKKKKPIFDRPRIPKVDLLEPIPNGTRQILEEKGAEGVAEWVKENREVLLTDTTFRDAHQSLLATRLRTNDLKHIAEPTARLLPNLFSMEMWGGATFDVSMRFLHEDPWKRLLLLREKAPNVLFQMLLRASNAVGYKNYPDNVIDEFVETSAHAGIDVFRIFDSLNWVEGMRPAIQAVRDSGKIAEASMCYTGDILDRNRQKYDLNYYVNLAKELEASGAHILGIKDMAGLLKPNAAYDLISALKENIDIPIHLHTHDTSGNGIFTYSKAIDAGVDIVDTAVSSMAGLTSQPSMNSLYHALSGHERKPHVEIKKAEALNGYWEDIRHYYQDFESGMISPHSEIYAHEMPGGQYSNLQQQAKAVGLGDRWDEVKEMYRRVNDMFGDIVKVTPSSKVVGDMALFMVQNDLSETDVYEKGENIDFPDSVIELFEGYLGQPYQGFPEDLQKVILKNRKSITVRPGELLEPVNFEELRDSLYHKLGRQVTSHDTISYALYPKVYMDNETFMEQYGDISVLDTPTFFYGLRMGEEIEIEIEHGKTLIVKLVSIGEPQKDGTRVIYFELNGQPREVYVKDESIESEVKLKLKADKNNDRHIGASMPGTVIKALVEQGDKVKKGDHLIITESMKMETTVQAPYDGTVASIHVTNEESIQAGDLLIEFE; encoded by the coding sequence ATGGACCGATTACAAAACATAAAAAAGGTGTTAGTCGCAAACCGCGGGGAAATAGCGATTCGAATTTTCCGTGCATGTACTGAATTAAATATCCGCACAGTGGCGATTTATTCAAAAGAGGATACAGGCTCTTTTCATCGTTACAAAGCCGACGAAGCTTATCTCGTAGGGGAAGGTAAAAAGCCGATTGATGCTTATCTTGATATTGAAGGGATTATTGAGATCGCTAAACGAAATGACATCGATGCGATTCATCCGGGCTATGGATTCTTATCTGAAAACATACACTTCGCCCAGCGGTGTAAGGATGAAGGCATTATTTTTATTGGACCGGACACGGAACATTTAAGAATGTTTGGGGACAAAGTACAAGCAAGACAAACAGCTATTGATGCAAAGATTCCTGTTATCCCCGGGACTGACGGACCTGTTAGTGGGCTGAGTGAAGTGGAGACATTTGCTGAAAACCACGGATTTCCGCTAATGATTAAAGCTTCTCTTGGAGGCGGTGGTCGTGGAATGCGGATCGTTCGTTCGATTGAAGATTTGCAGGAAGCTTATGAACGTGCCCGCTCAGAAGCAAAAGCTGCTTTTGGCAGTGATGAAATGTATGTTGAAAAATTTGTTGAAAAACCAAAGCATATTGAAGTACAAATATTTGGAGATCACGAAGGGAACTTGGTTCATTTGTATGAGCGGGATTGCTCTGTACAAAGACGTCATCAAAAAGTAGTAGAGGTTGCCCCAAGCGTGGCTTTAAGCACTGAGCTCCGAGAACGCATATGTGAATCAGCTCTCCAGCTGATGAAAAATATTAACTATTTAAATGCAGGAACAGTAGAATTTCTCGTTACTGATGACGGTGAGTTTTTCTTTATTGAAGTCAACCCACGTGTCCAAGTAGAACATACAATTACTGAAATGATTACAGGCATCGATATTGTTCAGTCTCAAATCCTTATTGCAGACGGAAAATCACTGCATTCAAAAGAAGTAGGAATTCCTAAGCAGGAAGATATTTATACTCATGGCTTTGCGATTCAATCTCGTGTTACAACAGAAGATCCGACTAATGACTTTATGCCGGATACAGGTAAGATTATGGCTTACCGTACCGGAGGCGGGTTTGGTGTCCGTCTTGATGCAGGCAACGGATTCCAAGGCGCTGTGATTTCACCACACTACGACTCTCTTTTAGTTAAGCTTTCGACATGGGCGTTAAGCTTTGAGGATGCGGCGCATAAAATGGTGCGTAACTTAAAAGAATTCCGGATTCGTGGAATTAAAACGAATATTGCTTTTCTTGAAAATGTTGTTCTTCATTCGAAATTTGTAAATGGTAAATATGATACGTCGTTTATCGATCAAACGCCTGAGTTGTTTGTATTTCCGAAACGAAAAGACCGTGGTACGAAAATGCTTAGCTACATCGGGTATACAACTGTGAATGGGTATCCAGGAATAGGGAAGAAGAAAAAGCCTATTTTTGATCGTCCACGGATTCCAAAAGTAGACTTACTCGAGCCGATACCGAATGGAACAAGACAGATTTTAGAAGAAAAAGGAGCAGAAGGTGTTGCAGAGTGGGTAAAAGAAAACCGTGAAGTGCTGCTTACGGACACGACATTCCGTGATGCCCATCAATCCCTTCTAGCTACACGTTTACGGACGAATGACTTAAAACATATAGCTGAACCAACGGCGCGATTATTACCGAACTTATTTTCAATGGAAATGTGGGGCGGCGCCACGTTTGATGTTTCGATGCGCTTTTTACATGAAGATCCATGGAAGAGATTGCTCTTACTACGTGAAAAAGCCCCTAATGTATTGTTTCAAATGCTATTACGTGCTTCGAACGCGGTCGGGTATAAAAATTATCCCGATAATGTTATTGACGAATTCGTTGAAACGTCAGCCCATGCCGGGATCGATGTGTTCCGAATTTTTGATAGCTTAAATTGGGTTGAAGGAATGCGTCCGGCCATTCAGGCAGTGCGTGACTCAGGAAAAATTGCTGAAGCAAGTATGTGTTATACAGGTGACATTCTCGATCGTAACCGTCAAAAATATGACTTAAACTATTACGTGAATTTAGCAAAAGAGCTTGAAGCATCAGGTGCTCATATTTTAGGTATTAAAGATATGGCAGGACTTCTTAAGCCAAATGCAGCGTATGATCTGATTTCGGCGTTGAAAGAAAACATTGATATTCCAATCCACCTTCATACTCACGATACGAGTGGAAACGGTATTTTTACTTATTCTAAAGCAATTGATGCCGGAGTGGATATCGTTGACACGGCCGTGAGTTCTATGGCTGGACTTACTAGTCAACCAAGCATGAATAGCTTATACCATGCGCTGTCTGGTCATGAACGTAAACCTCATGTGGAAATTAAAAAAGCAGAAGCATTGAATGGCTATTGGGAAGACATTCGCCATTATTATCAAGACTTTGAAAGTGGAATGATATCGCCGCACTCGGAGATTTACGCTCATGAAATGCCAGGTGGACAATACAGTAATTTACAACAGCAAGCTAAGGCGGTTGGTCTTGGGGATCGCTGGGATGAAGTAAAAGAAATGTATAGACGTGTAAATGATATGTTTGGTGATATTGTAAAGGTGACACCTTCGTCCAAAGTTGTTGGTGATATGGCTTTATTTATGGTTCAAAATGATCTTTCAGAGACAGATGTTTATGAGAAAGGCGAGAACATTGATTTTCCGGATTCCGTTATTGAACTGTTTGAGGGTTATTTAGGACAGCCTTATCAAGGATTCCCTGAGGATCTGCAAAAAGTCATTCTTAAAAACCGTAAATCGATAACTGTTCGCCCAGGAGAGTTGCTCGAGCCGGTGAATTTTGAAGAACTGCGTGATTCGCTTTATCATAAACTTGGTCGCCAAGTTACGAGTCATGACACTATTTCTTACGCTTTGTATCCAAAAGTATATATGGATAATGAAACGTTCATGGAGCAATATGGAGATATATCAGTCCTTGATACACCGACCTTTTTCTATGGCTTGCGGATGGGAGAAGAAATTGAAATTGAAATCGAGCATGGGAAAACGTTGATCGTCAAGCTTGTTTCAATTGGGGAGCCACAAAAAGACGGAACCCGCGTCATTTATTTCGAACTGAACGGACAGCCTCGTGAAGTTTATGTGAAAGATGAAAGCATTGAATCTGAAGTTAAGCTAAAACTGAAAGCTGATAAAAATAACGACCGTCATATCGGAGCCTCAATGCCCGGTACCGTCATAAAAGCGCTTGTAGAACAAGGCGACAAGGTGAAGAAAGGTGACCACCTCATCATTACAGAATCGATGAAAATGGAAACCACTGTCCAAGCTCCTTACGACGGAACCGTTGCCAGTATCCATGTGACGAATGAAGAATCCATCCAAGCAGGAGACTTACTCATTGAATTTGAATAA
- a CDS encoding IS110 family transposase, which translates to MNRSRNERINQVNENTLVIGIDIAKKNHYACAVDLRGRELTKVWRIHQSKDGFIHFEQAVRQLMETHNKSNVLIGFEATGHYWMNLAAMLEAFEFPFVIVNPMHVKQSKEMDDNSQTKNDAKDARVIAKLLPNGYFSIPRKMTTAEHHMRHGSAIRERLRKDISSVKNRIQRWKDLYFPEFNQVFSELGQQALAVLKLTPLPQDVPHLSVEEMVRQQKKAGAKYAGKPKMVTLIEVARHSIGVTRSQEMSRLEIRSLVQQLELLESQLEEVTSQMVEQAQSLEEFQYLVSIPGISENTVSELLAETGSMRNYRHPRQLIKLAGLTLRENSSGQHKGTKKISKRGRKRLRALLYKAILPLIQNNASFRQLYMHYHSREQNPLTKKEAMVVLCRKLLQVFHGLSKKQAMFDPERMLIDSSNYPQNKAA; encoded by the coding sequence ATGAATCGTAGTAGAAATGAACGAATTAATCAAGTCAACGAAAACACTCTAGTTATTGGAATCGATATTGCAAAAAAGAATCACTATGCCTGTGCCGTCGATTTGCGCGGACGCGAATTAACGAAAGTATGGCGCATCCACCAGTCAAAAGATGGTTTCATCCATTTTGAGCAGGCTGTTAGACAACTGATGGAGACACACAACAAATCAAATGTGCTCATCGGTTTTGAAGCAACCGGCCACTACTGGATGAACCTTGCGGCTATGCTGGAGGCTTTCGAATTCCCTTTTGTCATCGTCAATCCAATGCATGTAAAACAATCCAAGGAAATGGACGATAATTCTCAAACGAAGAACGACGCTAAAGATGCACGCGTTATAGCGAAACTTCTTCCTAACGGCTATTTTAGTATACCGCGGAAGATGACAACCGCTGAACATCACATGAGGCATGGATCCGCAATCCGGGAACGATTACGAAAAGATATCTCTTCCGTAAAAAACAGGATACAGCGATGGAAGGATCTTTACTTTCCGGAATTCAATCAAGTCTTCAGTGAATTGGGCCAACAAGCTCTTGCCGTTTTAAAGCTGACACCTCTTCCCCAGGATGTTCCACATTTGTCTGTCGAAGAGATGGTCAGGCAACAGAAGAAAGCTGGCGCCAAGTATGCTGGGAAACCCAAAATGGTGACCCTGATTGAAGTGGCTCGTCACTCTATTGGCGTAACACGCAGTCAGGAAATGTCACGGCTGGAGATTCGCAGCCTTGTTCAACAGCTGGAACTATTGGAATCACAACTTGAAGAGGTGACTTCCCAGATGGTTGAGCAGGCCCAGTCATTAGAAGAGTTTCAGTACCTCGTCTCCATTCCGGGAATCAGCGAGAACACTGTAAGCGAGTTATTGGCTGAAACAGGCTCTATGCGCAATTACAGGCATCCACGCCAACTCATTAAGCTAGCGGGACTTACGTTGCGTGAGAACAGTTCAGGTCAGCATAAAGGCACAAAGAAGATCTCTAAACGCGGAAGAAAACGACTACGAGCCTTACTTTATAAAGCGATCCTTCCGCTCATTCAGAACAATGCAAGCTTTCGTCAACTGTACATGCATTATCACTCACGGGAACAAAATCCACTGACCAAGAAAGAAGCAATGGTTGTGCTATGCAGAAAGCTGCTTCAGGTGTTCCATGGACTTAGCAAGAAACAGGCAATGTTTGACCCTGAGAGAATGTTGATAGACTCTTCCAACTATCCTCAGAACAAGGCAGCGTAA
- a CDS encoding YlaN family protein: MSIETLSGQSEKAYALLKEDAQKILNLIEVQMTNLTMPQCPLYEEVLDTQMFGLSREIDFAIRLSLIQEEEGKQLLDQLEKQLSALHEACLRENKKA; the protein is encoded by the coding sequence ATGTCAATTGAGACGTTATCCGGACAGAGTGAAAAAGCGTATGCCCTTCTAAAAGAAGATGCTCAAAAAATTTTGAATCTCATTGAAGTGCAGATGACGAACTTGACTATGCCTCAATGTCCTCTGTATGAGGAAGTATTAGATACACAAATGTTCGGACTTTCTAGGGAGATCGATTTTGCTATTCGTTTAAGCCTTATTCAAGAAGAGGAAGGTAAACAGTTGCTCGATCAGCTGGAAAAGCAGTTATCAGCCTTACATGAAGCCTGTTTAAGAGAAAATAAAAAGGCTTAG
- the glsA gene encoding glutaminase A, with product MICEDKEVLASMIEEARTYTGYGQLADYIPALREADPSVLSLAIYDGGETCAAVGNVDETFTLQSISKVLSLALALMDQGEEEVFSRVGMEPTGDPFNSIIKLETNQPNKPLNPMINAGALAVTSMISGETPDHKLGRLLTFIHELTGNPEIRYDEKVAESELKTAHLNRSLSYFMKQHGVFDDDVEDLLDLYTKQCAIEVSCQDLAKIGYVIANEGKHVFSKRPIIPLHIARILKTFMVTCGMYNASGEFAIRVGIPAKSGVSGGIMASIPHGLGIGIYGPALDDRGNSIAGMKLLESLSHRYDLSIF from the coding sequence ATGATTTGTGAAGATAAAGAAGTTCTAGCATCAATGATTGAAGAAGCCCGGACTTACACGGGTTATGGCCAGCTAGCAGATTATATCCCTGCACTAAGGGAAGCGGATCCATCGGTTTTGTCTTTGGCAATTTATGATGGTGGAGAAACTTGTGCTGCAGTCGGAAACGTTGACGAAACGTTTACACTACAGAGCATTTCAAAAGTATTGTCACTAGCGTTAGCATTAATGGACCAAGGCGAGGAGGAAGTATTCTCACGCGTTGGTATGGAACCGACAGGAGATCCGTTTAATTCGATCATTAAACTGGAGACAAATCAACCGAATAAGCCTCTTAATCCGATGATCAATGCCGGAGCATTAGCAGTGACTTCGATGATTAGTGGTGAAACACCAGACCATAAACTCGGTAGGTTACTTACGTTTATCCATGAATTAACTGGGAATCCGGAAATTCGTTATGATGAGAAGGTGGCTGAATCTGAACTAAAAACGGCTCATTTAAACCGTTCACTCAGTTATTTTATGAAGCAGCACGGTGTATTTGACGACGATGTGGAAGACCTATTAGACCTATATACGAAGCAATGCGCTATTGAAGTAAGCTGTCAGGACCTTGCTAAAATTGGTTACGTAATCGCAAATGAAGGAAAGCATGTTTTTTCCAAGCGGCCGATTATCCCTCTGCATATTGCACGAATTTTAAAAACGTTCATGGTCACTTGCGGGATGTACAATGCTTCGGGGGAGTTCGCGATTCGAGTAGGGATCCCGGCTAAAAGTGGTGTCTCGGGTGGTATTATGGCTTCTATCCCTCATGGTCTCGGAATCGGTATTTATGGTCCTGCACTTGATGATCGTGGAAATAGTATTGCCGGTATGAAGCTTTTAGAGTCTTTGTCACATCGCTATGATTTAAGTATCTTTTAA
- the lpdA gene encoding dihydrolipoyl dehydrogenase translates to MVVGEIVQDKDLIVIGGGPGGYSAAIRAAQIGLDTVLIEKENMGGVCLNEGCIPSKVFTHSASTFSITKSVSQFGIQTGEVTFELERMHEWKDKVVSGLKGGVEALCKANKIEVIKGEASFLSDDRIGVESGHQFDTYRFKQAIIATGSTLIHPKHIAIDHERILDTRSIFKINTVPEHLVVLGSDYISLEAAFGYMQLGASVSIILDEETDGFGFDLSIEKELQRVLKKRKIRVYKKSRVTQVTEIEKGVKIEIESQKGKEELTCSHFFAASKQEPNTADLGLDRAGVTLSPDGYIDVNQFAQTNVASIYAVGDVTPGPALAVKALKQGKVAAENCSGHLATFDLHFIPRVAHTNPPIASVGLTEAEAVTAGYDVKVSEFAAAGNGFASILGEKEGKTKIVVDQNTDMLLGFHTIGQGAVELISHGVTALEMVARDEDLSYPFYPHPSLNENWLEAVEGIKGRAIHMAPEKKKPVTNASK, encoded by the coding sequence ATGGTAGTTGGAGAAATTGTCCAGGATAAAGATCTCATTGTCATAGGAGGCGGACCAGGAGGGTACTCAGCAGCCATTCGCGCGGCTCAGATTGGTCTGGATACGGTTTTAATCGAGAAAGAAAATATGGGGGGGGTTTGTCTGAATGAAGGCTGTATCCCATCCAAAGTGTTCACACATAGTGCATCCACCTTCTCCATAACAAAAAGCGTTTCGCAATTTGGTATTCAGACAGGTGAAGTCACATTTGAACTGGAGCGGATGCATGAATGGAAAGACAAAGTCGTTTCTGGTTTAAAAGGTGGCGTTGAGGCGTTATGCAAAGCGAATAAAATTGAGGTTATTAAAGGTGAAGCTTCTTTTTTGTCAGACGATCGTATCGGTGTCGAAAGTGGTCATCAATTTGACACGTATCGTTTTAAACAAGCTATCATAGCAACAGGAAGCACGTTAATTCATCCGAAACACATTGCTATTGATCATGAAAGAATCTTAGATACACGGTCGATTTTTAAAATAAACACGGTCCCAGAGCACCTCGTTGTCCTAGGGTCGGATTATATTTCACTAGAAGCTGCATTCGGTTATATGCAGTTAGGCGCTAGCGTCTCGATTATTTTAGATGAGGAAACAGATGGTTTTGGCTTTGATTTAAGCATTGAAAAAGAATTGCAACGAGTGTTGAAAAAAAGAAAAATTCGCGTCTATAAAAAAAGTCGTGTTACGCAAGTTACAGAGATTGAAAAGGGTGTCAAGATAGAAATTGAATCACAAAAAGGCAAAGAAGAACTGACGTGTTCTCATTTCTTTGCCGCATCGAAACAAGAGCCGAATACAGCGGACCTTGGCCTTGATCGTGCGGGTGTCACGTTATCGCCTGACGGTTATATTGATGTGAACCAATTTGCTCAAACTAATGTCGCTTCGATTTATGCTGTAGGAGATGTGACGCCTGGACCAGCCTTGGCTGTTAAAGCTTTGAAGCAAGGAAAAGTAGCAGCAGAGAATTGCAGTGGTCACCTAGCAACCTTTGATTTGCACTTTATCCCTCGGGTGGCACATACAAACCCACCGATCGCCTCTGTTGGGTTAACAGAAGCTGAAGCAGTCACAGCCGGATATGATGTGAAGGTGAGTGAATTTGCTGCCGCTGGAAACGGATTTGCAAGTATCCTCGGTGAAAAAGAAGGGAAAACGAAAATCGTAGTGGACCAAAACACCGATATGCTTCTGGGCTTTCATACGATTGGACAAGGTGCTGTCGAACTCATTTCTCACGGTGTAACCGCGCTTGAGATGGTGGCGAGAGATGAAGATTTATCATATCCGTTTTATCCACACCCAAGTTTGAATGAAAATTGGCTAGAAGCAGTGGAAGGGATAAAGGGGCGTGCGATTCATATGGCACCAGAAAAGAAAAAGCCTGTTACGAATGCTTCAAAGTAA